AGACCGATCTGTCGATGCGTACAGCGTATTGGGAAGCAGCGGCATAATCTGAATCGTCGGAGAGGTCATGCAACTCTGTTTCGTGCATCGCGATCGCAGAGGAGAAAAGGGAGAAATGGCTATTCTAGAATTTCCTATGGAGAAGGTTTATTTTCAAGACATTACCAGTTTCATTCCCTTTTTCAAAATCCCTTCTCCAAATTATAAATTTATGAAAATACCCTctgaaattttaaaacttaaacctgGTATCCATTGGGCTTGGCTCGGGTCAAATTGAGTCGAAACGTTTCTATTCAATTTTATAactaaaaaatgattaaccaataatatttgtttaatttaatatataaatattttcctTCCCTAAAATTAATTCGTCGATTCATCTCTCCGCATCCGGCGCCGCTTCATCGGTTGGAGCTGAGCATGGGCGATCACCACCTCCACAGCCCGCCTCCTTCGCCGGACGTGGACTACATCAGCAATCTCCACGATTCCCTTCTCCTCCACATCCTCTGCTTCCTCTCCACCCACGACTCCGTCCGCACCTCCGTCCTCGCCCGCCGATGGCGCAGCCTGTGGGCCTCCGTCCCCACCATCGTCTTTGATTACTATGATTTCCATCCGGAGGCGGTGTCGAGAGCCGACGAGATTATCCATCAATTCGTCGCCTCCCGCAGAAACTCTTCCGCCGTTTTTTCTCTTTCTATCAACTTGAGCCATGTATGCCCTGGTGCCTGGATCGACTATGCCAAATCCCATGGTGTTCAATCGGTGGCCCTCTGCCTATGCTATTATCCTCTGCAAAGTCCTATATTCGACACTCTGTTCAACTGTCCATCGCTCGTGGTACTAAATTTACAATTCGACGAAGATTGGCCTCGGGTTGACATTCCTCCCGAATGCATCGCCTTGAGCAATCTCAAGACGCTTTCCCTTACACTTGGGGTATTCTCGGAGGAGTCCATGAGAATGCTGCTCGCTTGCTGTCTTAACCTACAAGATCTGAGGTTGGATTTAACAGAATGTTATGATGCCGCTATCGAAATTGCCTTACCGAAGCTTCGCACTTTGCTCCTTACAAGCACTCTGAGCAAGACGCATATCAATTGTCCGATTCTTGAATCTTTATGCATTGGAGGCAGTTCTTTTCTTGAAGAGTTTCATGCCTACGTGCCGTCTCTGTTCTATCTTCATTTTGGTCCACTTCGATGGTGCCATCCATTATTTTCGAGTCTATGCAATGCGGCAGAGCTAGGCATATCTCTTGTAAGTCTTCCTGCTGATCTGGTACGTGTTACGATCTCTTCTTATTTTTTAACTGTAGGCTATCAATTCTTGTCAGATCTATTTTTTCGGAAAATTATAACAGAAGGAGACTTGTTACAGCTTCTTTGAGTTTTGTCATTTCAAAAATAGTGACTAAAGCAACCCCTCCAAAGATGTATAAAGAAAGattaaaaataagataaataaataaaattgggtGATCACTTATGCTTCAATGCCAAAATCTTTAGGAATGCAACTCACATCTAGTCTGAGTTCTATTAGATCAACTAAGAGGGGAGGACACAAAATTGTACAAGTAATTTGAGCTATTCATGTGGCAAGAAGTAGTGACAAGCAAGATGTATCTGTGtattagtgattttttttttcttcacataTATAGATATAACACTTTAACAAATCAAAAACTCGCATAATTTACTACTTTAGCCGCTTGTTCTATCTCTATTGAATGTTTGCTTTATTTTTGGATTTCAGGAGGAGCATTTGTCTATTATAGAAAGCTTTAAATTCTTTCATAAAATACAGAAATTTAAGGTCCATTTGCATCTTCGTTATGAGTTTACCATGCAATTGCTCTTTCTTTTTCTCCTAGAGATTCCAGATCTCCATACACTCCATTTAATGGACGAAACATATGAAGAGGTTTGTTGTTAGACATAATATAATTCTTTAAGCAGTGACAATatcttaatttgatttgaatcatctctaaattttatttaaaaatttcaggAGCCATTTTCGCCATTTTCACTTATAGATGATGGTTGGAGAGAGTTCTTACAAATTATGCCCTCCAGGAGCTTCAATAACCTCAAATTAGTTTTGGTCCAAATTCAATCTGAAAGCGCTCGATCAACAATCTTGGAGATGCTATCTGAGAAAGTTCAAGAATGGGACAGAGTAGTTGTAAGGTACATTGCGTGGTAAGAGTTTTGTGAATACTTTTATACAAATATACTACTTGTAAATAGTAGTTTTTCTTTTCAATCTCCTCATTTGAATCAACAAAGTATAGGTCAGCCTTGGCTAGGCTACCATTAATGTGATTTTTCTTTTAGGTATTCTGAGTTTGGTGGTGAATAAGACAATTAGTTGTGAGAAATTGTATATAGACATTGTTCTGTCTTTGAGACAAATTATGTGGCTTCTATGAACAAATAACTGTTGATTAGACTATTTGATAGCATCGGAATCTTTGAATCTACATAtccaaaattttgaaagagtCTGCGACCACCTTGAGCTTGTTCCAAACTCTACTCCATCTCCTCTAGTTCTCTTACAAAATCCACAATGTAAGTCGTTTTGGTTGGTTTATGTAATAAACTGTGTTAGTCGAGTCTGGAGGCTTGGACCCGCTTCTAGCACCCCTAACTGTGCTCCTTATTTGCTCGCAACAGCTACATAACGGTGTGAAGATAAAGTTTTGTCACGGTCCAAGCGCTTGGACtaactccgggcgcttggagtacTGTTGACGTGGACCCAACGATGATCCTCAGCAACGGGCTTCGACGAAGCTCCTGGGCGGCACCAAAGTGGTTCGGGCACCTAGACCAACTCCGGATGCCTGGACAAGGTCAACTCCATGTTGACTTTGTTCGATTTTTCGCTCCGGTCGCTTGGGTAATTTTCCAGTCATCCAGAGTtgaactcacccaaatccaacatcgaccttctctcctcgagcagtctttgctttggcttctcatcccttggaagcgTCGTGCTCGTCCTTCTCGCTTCATTGGTGTACCTTTccacagcttctcatccctcgaatgcaccgagttCGTCGACTCGATTCCCGTATCATTCTTCTTGTCTGgttcgtcttccgctcgacttcttatattcctaagtCTTTGCACACTCAGACGCAAGACATCAAATACGTAGAGCCTAACTTGATttgattaatcacatcaaaaccaacacGGGAtatttacaatctctcccttttgatgtgatcaaccctagttaagttagggttaaaccaaaatagtaaaataaattaaatatgcaaaataaaaacatttaatatacattttaaaataattaaaataatacctcccttttgatcacattaaaaatagaggtaaatataaaaaataaattttgaaaaaaaatccaaGGGATATATAAACAATGgttaatactttaaaaaaaattctagaaattattttttgaaaacataatttttttgaattaaaaatcagtttgtaaaaaatataattttaaaattgattttgttatttaaaaaattttgtcgCTATCAAACACAATAATCCTGAATAGTGATAAAATTTGCACTAATAAGtatgatttatataaataataataaattattttatacaaagatataatttttcaaaaaaaagttaaaaataaattttaagctcAAAAAATCTTATAACTTTTTCTAAGTATATAAAACAGAGAGTatatctaaaaataataattttttcaaagattgattttttgagaatttttaatattcaaAGTTgtcattttgataaaaaaaattcctagaaaattaattaatggttagtaaaattaaaaaaaaaaagaattgattaagaatataatattttatcatagaaaaataaattttttgaaaaataaatctgtaaaataattttcattttaaaaatatgatttttttgaaaattttcataaaaaaacaatatagttgtaaaaaaaatttaaaaattttctattagtagataatatttttattttttaccgaTAAAATTTTGAGTAAAAATTATGACTTGAAAatttatgaaataattaattttaccaaaaaaataaatcaaccaaattattttttttatcatgcatataaaataatttattaagctaAGCCTGATTTTCgtatccaaaataaattattttttactggattaaccaaatattttttggaaattaatttttgtgatacATTTACAATTTGACCCTTATAGTATCTAAAGTACCAATTAAGTCTatcataatttttaaactttgaattttaaaaagAACTAATATTTAGCCACACATCatttcttttttaatattctttgttcttttaatttttcagtttttaatttttaacttgtcgaaatcttctaatcgataaGACTTTTCTAAATTCACTTTCAATTCTACGTTTtcctttattaattttttattttctaattctaattaacaagaatttttagaaagtaATTTAACGATTGTATATAGTTTGTTAAGAGGTAGAGattgtacttgacttaccttgtcagtctCGATAATTGACGCTCTCCTTCATTGCTACTTCCCTCTGACATAGCTCCTCCTTCATCAAGGCTCATTTCGGATGAATTTGTTTAATTGTCATCTAGGCGACTTGTCATCAGCGCAAGTCCGGCTTAGGCTTAAATCTCCGACTCTGATGACGACgtctcgtcccatgtcgcctttagattctgttttttttttgtcgGTCTTTTGTTCTTGTCGTTGTCTTTTAGTTTTGGGCAGTTGTCCTTAATGTGTCATTCTTCTTGATAGTTATAGCATCACACCTTTCGTTTGCTTCGTGAAATTTTCTTGGCCTACAACTTATTAAACTTGTTAGAATTAAAAAATTTGCTGAATTTCCTTAACATAAAAGTAGCTTCATCTTCATCGAATGATGTATCTGAATCTAGTTCATCCTTCTAGTTAGCCTTCAATGTTAGGCTATaaatcttcttttcttctttatttcttaagccTGCACATTTCAATTCATGAAGTTGAAAagcagaaaataaattttctaatgtactatactcgaggtccttagagatgtaaaacGAGTTAACTATAGATATCCACTCGGGTGTTCTTGAAAATGCATTTAAAACGTACCTTAACGAatctcagtttgttatcatttctccgagattcgtgagtctggtgatcAGCTCCTTAATCTTTGAATGTAGATGAGCGACtatttcaccttcttccattcgGAGATTGTTGATCTGGTTCCGGAGCATATCTCGTCTTGCGAGCTTCGCCTCTaaggttccttcgtgcagctccaggaacttctcccatagATCTTTAGCTGACTTGTAGGCTCTGATCTGGTTAACTTCTCATGGTCGTAAAATGCTCAACGGATGGAATTCTGCCTTGTCATTTGCAACGAAGTCAGCTTGCACTTTTTTTGTCCacagatattcttctttgtcaacTCCTTGCTAATCCTTAGGCGctacaaaattatatttcataattaataataattcaaaatctattttgaagaatacctcctccatcttctttttccaagTCGCGAACTCTCCCTTGAGCTTAGGCGGATAGATGCTTGGTCTGGTCATTTCTTGTGTGCTTTGGTCAGCAGTTAATCAttctgaagcgtcctcgctctgataccaattgttgctcCCGTGCGGGTAGCAAGAGGGGGAGGGTGAATTACTTGAAATTACAAATGCACCCTTCTCGATTCTTTCAACTTTAGCTAATAAACACTTGTTATTAAAGCATaaataaattgcataaaaatGAAAGAGACTAcctgattttacttggttacaaccggggagattgttaatccaagacaaatgaagctcactaaaattctcctttcgACGtagacagagaagcctcttacaagcgttgaaagcacagaacaaTGGAGACAGAAAAGAATAATTCGAGCACAAGTGTTGTGTTCAAATGAAGAAGACCAAAGCTCTATTTATAGTACATTGGTCGAAAATAGTCGTTTGCTAACATGCTGACTCCGGATGCCTGGATCCACTCCGGGTACCCCTTACCTGCTTGCAACGGCTACGTAACGGCGCGAAGACAAAGTTTTGTCACGGTTCGGGCACCTAAACCAACTCCGGATGCTCGGAGTGTTGCTGGCGTGGATCCAACGATGATCCTCAGCAATGGGCTTCAACGAGGTGCTTAGACGACACCAAAGTGTTCCCGGCGCTTGGACCATGTCCAGGCGCACAGACAAAGTCAACTCCACGTCGACTTTGTTCGGTCTTCGACtaggtcgcttgggtgattttccggtcatccaaagttgagctcatccgaacccaactctggctttctctcctcgagcagcttccgctctggcttttcaTCTCTCGGAAGAGCCACGCGCACCATTCTCgctccaccggtatactcttctgtAATTtcttcgtccctcgaatgcaccgagttTGTCAACTCAATTTCTATGTCATCATTCTCGTCTAccacgtctttcactcgacttcttgcaTTCCTAAATCCCTGCACATTCAAACATAAGACATCAAATACGCAGAGCATagcttaacttggttgattatatcaaaactaaCACAGAGTATTTACAAACGGCTGATAAAAGAGCAATTATTGTCACATTAATACAGAAACTGAAGCTCTAGATATTTAGCATTCGACAACTTGTGTATATAGTAAAGAAGAGTTAGCCCTGAATATCTTAACTTTATGGTAAAGGTGGAAGCGATGGAGATATTTTACCGTTACCAATTGCTATGGTTGCAAAGGCTGTCCGACCAAAGAAAGAAGTTGCAAGCTCATATTCCCAGTAGCTCTTTCCATCGACAGATCACCGCAGCAAACCATCCAAAGAACTGTTAGTATTTATTCGACAGATTAATCGATAATCTATCAAATTATTTATTCGACAGATTAATCGATAAGTGCTTACTTTCTCATCCTTTTAAGATTCAAGAGATTAACATAAAAGGATTACTAGTATAGAAATAATAGGTTTTTACTAAACCACGTAATTATTTTTGCCAAATATCCATTTCACGTATGGTACTTTGTTAATTATCAAATCACGTATGTTGTACTGATTTTATCCCTCGTCCACGTCGCCTGCTCGTCCATGTCACTGTCCACCTCGATTGGTCATCTGAAGCAAGGAAAAATGCATCCAGAACCACTTTTTGTTTTCCCGTCAAAAACTCAAGACGAAGTCCCGCTTCATCTTCAAAAATGCCAAACCCTAACTCCCCCTTCCTGAACCACGTCGTCTGCTTGTGTCTGACGTTTAGCGTTTCACCGGCAAAGTCTTGCATCATTGATCCTCCTGATATTTGGCTACTTCACCTCCATCGGCGTCTTCATTGGCTTCTTTGTTCTCCGATGGTTTTGAAGTCTAAATCATATCCTTCATCGGCTACTGTGTTCCCAAAAGTTTCTAGGTCAAATTTTGGCTTCACCACCTTCATCGCTGATGTGGATATGTCTTAAAGGCGGAGTAGGAATTAGGATCGGGAGGAGGGGCATTTTTATCTTTTCACGATGTCTGCTTGTGTCTGACGTTTAGCGTTTCACCGGCAAAGTCTTGCATCATTGATCCTCCTGATATTTGGCTACTTTACCTCCATCGGCGTCTTCATTGGCTTCTTTGTTCTCCGATGGTTTTGAAGTCTAAATCATATCCTTCACTGGCTACTGTGTTCCCAAAAGCTTCTAGGTCAAATTTCAGCTTCACCACCTTCACCACTGATGTGGATATGTCTTAAAGGCAGAGTAGGAATTAGGAGGGCGAGGAGGGGCATTTTTGTTTTTTCATTGCAGGTTTTAAAGAGGAGGAGGTACTGTTGAGGGGGCTTCTCTTCGTGGTTTTGGGTCACCGCCAAGGAGATGGCGAACGAGCTCACTCTCTCCTTGCCGACGTCGGTTGTCACTCCCTGCTCTTCCTGTCTCCCGTCGCCATCTCCACCGAGGGTGTGTTTTTGGGTGGCTGGGTTGCTTTGTGTCTTCTCCGCCGCTTTAAATGGGGGAGAGTCTTTCGGTCCGCCGCCACGAGGAACACCGCCTTTGCTGCTCATCGGACCGCCTCGCTGCTCACCAAACTGCCCACACCGCACACCCGTCGCCAACCACTTTGTCGTCCGCGCTGCCTTCCTCCCACAGCCCACCATTCGACGCCACCTCTGCTCCCCCTCTTCTCTCTCTTGGCTTCGCTCCCTCGCGGCGGCGACGTCGCCTCCGCAGGGACCTCACGCGCGCCACCTCCCATGCTGCAAGCGTTGTCTCCTCTTGTCCCTCTCGTGTCCGGGCCGCCTCCTGTGACCATTGGCCTCACAGTCGGGGACTACCGCCAAGCATGCTACGCTGCCTCCTTTGACACCGACGTCGCCTCCCTCTCCTTACGCGCGACGGCAAAGCCTTCATCTCTCTGTTTTGGCATCCACAGTCGTCGTCGATAGCTTTCTCACTAGCACCatctccacctcttctccatcgCCGCGACCAGCCACCATCACCAGTCAAGCACGCCGCTGGCCACACCTTTGCCTTCCAACGTCTTCATTCACTCCATAACCCCCGACGAGCAATCTCCAGCCGCAGGCGCCGCTGCCGGCACCCCGTCGTCTGATCCGATCACTCGACGCTCTCGCTTTCCCAGTCATTGGTCCGACTCTCGATCTGCATTGTTGTATACTTTCGCCATTGATCGGGCATCCAAGCCCTCATCGCTATTGTGGTTCGATAGGACCTATTGTGTTCTGGCCTTCGGGTCGTCATTGTGTTCCGGTTGTAGAGATGTCGTTGTGTTTCGATCTTCGTGTCGTTATTTGTATCTCGATCTGCGTGCCGCTCTCATATCCCGACATGTGTGCTGCTGTCATATCCTGGCATATGGGTCGCTGCTATGTCCCGGCATGCATGTCGTCTTCCGAATCTAGGTCACGCTCGATTAGGTGCTGTCAAATCCAGTTCTTCATCCTGCTTAGAGTCATCTACTAtcgggtcacgacaactcgagcaaCATCCCGACCAGCTCACCGTCTACAAGAGGgcaccccctgggccagggtacgttatcGTATCCACTCTACATTCATTTCATCATTTTACTATTAGTCTGTTCCTTGTATATtcattggatctgcctcgagtatcAGGGTATCAAAGGCCGGGGCGATCCGGTCGTTGGTTGCAGGTAGCATTGAACAGAGGaattctgacgacttggtcaacataaaagtcatctcagcatacccccatGAGCCATAGCGATTCGGTCAACATTCTATCCACCTCACCTAGCGatccatctgactcagattccgaacAGGATCAACCGCATTAGCTCCTTCTTGCCCCTTCACGCCACATTAGCACATCTATAAGAATGTCAAAGCATACATCTTCATCTCCAAAGGTAAAAATTTTTAGCTaaggtttgttttgttttgttttgttcatTAATTTCTCACTATAGCTTTATTTATAAAAACATATTCTTTATATTTAACTTTATTAATACTATCAAGATGAATCGTTAATACTATTTAACTTTGGTACACAAAGCATTTTGATTTCTTCTATGTCATACTTCCTACCTAAAATATGATCTCTTAATCTAAATAGGTTATATAATCTCTACCCTACCCCTTTTGTGTGTATAGATTTTATCGTGTTATTTTTCTTAGTTCATCAACTTATCTTAACTtatcaataaatttaatattttttagattatatgttatttatgtttgtattaattctaattttataaTTGTCATTTATATTTTCATTAGTTGTATAGAGTTAGCaaatttagtttaactttgttttACTAAAGATATTTGATTGAATTTTACACTTGATTGTTGTTTTTGTACAACAGGAAAGTAAAAGAATTACGTCAAGTTCAGCAAGTGAAATTCAATCATCAAATTTGAAGGACAAATTACATTAAATGATTAAGTTGAAACATTTTATAGATTTTTATTCTGGAACTTTTACAAAGGGAAAAACAAAGGCTCATTCAGAAATTATACTACACGAAAAACATATCAGTGTTATGAGAAGTAGCCTCTTGGCATTATTCCTCAGCATACTAGAAATTCGACATCTTTGGGGATTACTTGTGAACATATTTGAGAATTGAGATTCATAAGAAGAGACATTCAAATCCTCCAACGTGGTTGTGTCCTTCACAATCAAAGATGTAGCTTTATTGCTTGGAATCCCAAATAGAGGCAAATATGTTGACATGGATTCCAATGTTGCTTCTGATGCATTATTTGAAACATTTTTTCCTAGTAAAGAACTTAATCGATCTAAATTGGAAACTATAACGAGGATGTATTGTCTCTGAGTTGATTCAAGTATGAATGTTTTGCTATTttgtaaaatttatattttatatttttttcttctgtTTTATTTGCTTCTAATATATATAAGCTACCTTTAAATATTATAGATATTGTCGATGATTTCGACAACCTAGTAAGTTGTAATTGGTTGAGATAATGACAAATAGATGAATTGATAACTGAATGAATATAAATGATACGATGATTATTATCATAGATTCGATTGTTTGTCAAATGATATCGGAAGCTAAATATAAATGATACAATGATTATTATCATAACACAtcatatttgagatccttgatcCCTCCTCTTACTTAAGATataaaatttatgattttaagAGTTCTAAAGTTCATCAACCAGTTTTGGTCAACATCAGTTGATGAACCAAACGACATTGGATCAATATGGGGTCAAGTCTTATGTGTTCGGGCTGGTCTCCTGAATGTGAAAATGTCCTCTAACATCATTACAATACATCTTATTGAGAGCAGAGATTTTTTTGAACATGATTCAGGTATGATAAATGATTCAGGTATGATACGTCGATATCAGTCCCTCAAACACACCATATTTGATATCCTGGATCCCTCATATTTCTTAAGATATGAAATTTACGATTTTTAGAGTTGCTAAAGTTCATCAGCCAATTTTGACCAAAATTGGCTGATAGACCAAACGATATTGGATTGACATGAGACCAGTTCTTATGAGTTCGGGCGGGTCTCCTGAATGTGAAAATGccaataaaaacaatttagaaTATAACAACACATCAATTTACAACAACACGACACAGTAATTTATATCTCtacataaaataataatttaaatcagtcgactgatattttgatcaatagaatTGATCATAGAATCAATTCGATCAATATATACAATCGATTTGACTGGGAAGTTATTAGGAATGAAACAAAGATGAATCGATTTGACTGATGTTTATAATCAGTCAAGTGGTTCAGTTTCTGAAATAAACAGAGACGAATCAATTCGActgatatgataaatcagttgACTGCTTTAATTTTTGAAGTTAACATAGATGAATTGATTTGACTAATAACAATATCGATTTGACTAATTACTATATCAGTTGACTGAATGAcaaatagatttaattaattaacaaatGATGTTGGAAGCTAAATATAAATGATACGATGATGATGATCACTCAAACACACCATATTTAAGATCCTTGATCTCTGTTATTGCTTAAGAtataaaatttatgatttttagagttgcTAAAATCCATCAgttgattttgaccaaaactaGCTGATGGATCAAACAACATCAATTTTACATAGAATCGGTTCCTTTGTGCTCGAGCTGATCTCCTAAATGTATCCATGCTCTCAAACAACATTGTGATACACTATATCCAGAGCacctattttttttaacatgattcaTCCATGAGAAATGATGATAGAAGCTCAATAAAATGATACTGTGATAATGATCACTAAAACATACCATATTTGAGATCATTGATCTCTCCTCTTAtataataatttcaatttttagaGTTGCTAAGATCCATAGGCCAATTTTGACCAAAAGGTTTATGAGTCTATAATCTTTTGATGTCATAAAATGACTTTCAGTATAAGAAGCTATAAATGAAGATGTGCATGCAAGATGATCAGCTGTTGCCATAGTAAAACCGCATTGATGACGCTATATATATTTTGTAACCATGAACTCAATATCTTCCCTTGCAATTATTATCCATGTGCAATTTTCTTTATCATAAATTGCTCAAACTctatgttgggaccttgatgtccgctagaggaggaggagggggtgaatagtgactCATCCAACGtgtgcttcctacaatggttaatATGTGCAGCggatacaaaaacaaatactaacaagagaaagcaaacctaacacgttaatttaacgtggttcagagataaagcttCTATTCCACggttgttcgtaaggtggacgatcccgatccgtcagtggatgactccccggaaaaccttcggctagctcgagtagctccttttgggtggagaaatctcgtcacaaactcgcacaagctcttgatcacttAAGAAGACCTTGGaaactctaataggggttaaccacctctattttcgtcaaGTTTGGCCAAACACCCTGAGCTCTATCAAATAGAAATCGGGAGGAAACACCTAGCTGTGTTTCCcgccaccaatcgactggtacaaccactAGTCAACTGGTCAtaagtgaaattcgaccgttacaagcaACGATTAGCTACTAGTCGACTATCATAGTAATGCTACATTACTactatagtaacgctacagtattGTTGCAGTGTCGCTACGGTAATGCTACAGTGAATAATaaaattttaccctgagtacaatctctcatgcacttgtCCTTGCCCGCACAATCTAgatctagccttctagcctcctccatcagccttgcgtccctcgaataCCTCtctatccttcacgtcttgctttCTGGAGCTTCCATTAGCCTTGTCATCATTGTCGGGTCTTCACTGTCAAGAGCCatgctccgggacttcatcctttgccaagtcacacttggacttacattgccaagactacatacttggacttacaccatcaAGACTCACCCTTcgactttcctcctttgtcaagatcacccTTGAACTTTCCTTGTTATACCTGTAtcatgcacactcacaatgcatatcaaatacaacaataaacctaacttaaacctttgcccaaatatcaaaacataagGTACTCAGATTGCTCTAACGCTCTATTCTTCCTGGTGTCCTTTATTTTGTATGAGAAGCATTTGTTTATAGCATATTTAGTAAGtgcatctttaaaatatttttgtgttGTGTATACTTACAATAAGAATTGATATATATTTATGTTAGTACAATTGAAATTGAGTTGAATTAACAttatgaaagttttaaaaaaagtatgTTACTTGACCAACATAAAATTCCTCAAGAGAGTCATCTACTTCTTCTATTAGCAATAGAACAAGTCTGGTGTTCATTTCATATGCAACTTTAGTTTCTATTCTTGTGTTCATTTCATATGCAACTTTAGCTAATAGAAATTGCTCTTCAAAGTTGTTATATTTGTTAGTGCTGATTGACTCATTTAATAAATAGTGGATATCATTTGCTAAGAATTCATCTTCAAAAATATTCATTTGAATTTCCGCTTCCATTCTATTCTCGTTATATTCTTATTCAGTTCACGTATCCTTAAAAAGATCTACCAATCCTGTAAGTACCGGGTCATCCTCAAAACTAGGAGTTTGTTCA
This window of the Zingiber officinale cultivar Zhangliang chromosome 3B, Zo_v1.1, whole genome shotgun sequence genome carries:
- the LOC122055383 gene encoding F-box/LRR-repeat protein At3g26922-like, whose protein sequence is MGDHHLHSPPPSPDVDYISNLHDSLLLHILCFLSTHDSVRTSVLARRWRSLWASVPTIVFDYYDFHPEAVSRADEIIHQFVASRRNSSAVFSLSINLSHVCPGAWIDYAKSHGVQSVALCLCYYPLQSPIFDTLFNCPSLVVLNLQFDEDWPRVDIPPECIALSNLKTLSLTLGVFSEESMRMLLACCLNLQDLRLDLTECYDAAIEIALPKLRTLLLTSTLSKTHINCPILESLCIGGSSFLEEFHAYVPSLFYLHFGPLRWCHPLFSSLCNAAELGISLVSLPADLEEHLSIIESFKFFHKIQKFKVHLHLRYEFTMQLLFLFLLEIPDLHTLHLMDETYEEEPFSPFSLIDDGWREFLQIMPSRSFNNLKLVLVQIQSESARSTILEMLSEKVQEWDRVVVRYIAWKVKELRQVQQVKFNHQI